A single Dermacentor variabilis isolate Ectoservices chromosome 9, ASM5094787v1, whole genome shotgun sequence DNA region contains:
- the LOC142557046 gene encoding transcription factor Adf-1-like — MAPKVSAAMLIDAVKSHPVLYDKTHHLYKDTHHKNDIWAKIAEELGVSSALCQKKFKNLKDTFTKTKNQIKDSMKSGAGAHDVPLVKWKHFEAMTGIMEAVYQEPILCSNLEFGSFDGLAHSW, encoded by the exons ATGGCACCGAAAGTGTCGGCTGCTATGCTCATCGACGCCGTCAAAAGCCACCCCGTGCTCTATGACAAGACCCACCATCTGTACAAAGACACGCACCACAAGAATGATATTTGGGCCAAGATAGCCGAAGAGCTGGGAGTAAGCA GTGCATTATGCCAGAAGAAGTTTAAGAACCTCAAGGACACcttcacaaaaacaaaaaatcagATCAAGGATTCGATGAAAAGTGGCGCTGGTGCCCATGACGTGCCCCTCGTGAAGTGGAAGCACTTCGAAGCAATGACGGGCATCATGGAAGCTGTTTATCAGGAGCCAAT CTTGTGCAGCAACCTCGAATTTGGCTCCTTTGATGG GCTGGCCCATAGTTGGTGA